Genomic segment of Malus domestica chromosome 15, GDT2T_hap1:
TTTTACCCCTTTAGAGCTTGACTTAGGCCTATGGATGCTATTATTTGAAACTgatgacttctcctttgactgtCTCTTTGCGATGACTGCCATAACCTCGAAGATAGATGGCAGATCATTCATCATATTGAAGAGACGTTCCCTGCACCAAAATTTGCAATGAACCTAGTTAGGCTATGCACACTAAATTCTGATAACTGCAGGGTTCCCTTAGTGAAAGTCCCTTTGATCCAAAATCCATTCAGATGCACATGTTGCGTTTTAAACAACAGCTCTGACCCGATTGATCTGGCTATCTAAATCGGCGTTAAATCCTACCCCCACCCTCAAAATGAATCCGCGCCATCTCTAGGCATCCTAGCACACGTCAACAATCAATTTGTGCATTGTTCGCATTTTCTACTGAGAGAATACCCAACCAGAAAGTTCACTAATATTACCCTGCATGACAGGTACAACAAAGGCAAATATATACGATTCTTGATTTAAAATTCAATTTGGTGCGTTGATATTGTTTTACAATTTCATTGAAGTTTAAATCCCCATTTCTATAAGTTCTAAATCCCACATGCTGAATTTGAACCCTCTTCAGAACTTACAACAACTTCATTTCTTGAGATTTGACAACACTAACAATAGGCAAAAGATCAGCGACAACAAGAGCAACTTCAAAACAaccttagttttcatgcatataGAAATAAAAGCATCAGACACACTCAAGAAGGGAGATCTGCATACCTTTCAGTATTGTCAAAACCGAATCTGGCACCAAAGTATAAGGCCACCGAAAGCAACCATGCATCACTGTGCACAGCTACCAGAGACAACCAGTCTCTTTCTTGCATTCCATCTCTGGCAAAGTTGATGCCCAAAGCAGGTTCCGGGAGCTCTGGAGGAACTTCTTCAGCAGGTAGATTAACCTCCCATTCTTCATTCGGGAATCCATACAAACAAAGATTCACCATGTCTGAAACATTGACCAATCAATTACCAATTAGTTAAACACAATAATAAGCATCCATCATAAGGACCACAGAGAGTGTTAAGAACTTGCACGGAAACGTTTACAATATAGAAACaccaaattagaaaataatgcAATGCGAAAGCATAAGAGCAACTGCCAACGGAAACATTCAACGATGTTCCAGTTCCGATGACAAAAACCAGAAAAAAAATGTAGTGAATGCTCTTTCTAGCAGTTATATCTTCACTACATGCAGGATTCAATCAAATGCAACAAATTTTCTAACTAGATCCAAGTTAAATGACCCCAGAAGGTAGGTTTTTGAAACGCGATTACGAAATTAGTACTCTCACCCAAATAAGGAAACCACAGAAACCTATGTCTTTCATCTCAACACAACCAAATCGTAAGCATCACGTAAAAATGATGGACgaaaaacgaaacaaaaaagCAAAGAGAACAAAGCTAATGGGGCAACCTAagcattttttttagtacattgatatttttacactagggggagagggagttcggctaagccacataatgagaaacctaatttggtatcgaatttgccatccacgagattcgaacctaagacctcctaCTTCCAAGTGAAAAGGATACCACCAAatcgtagtactgagtggcagCAACCTAAGCATTTAAAAAAGGGAGTTTGATACCAATTTATTGCCACATTCTTTAGTGTAAATATGTTGTTCTATCAAAAACAAAAGGGAGGACCAGAAATAAAAGATTCAAGTTCTAaaactagaaagaaaaaaagaagaagttagAAAGCAATAATTTTATGTAGTATTAATTTATAGTgaacaaatttaataaaattgaagGGCCATGGACACAAAGGTAAAACagtaattaaacaaaaaaaattgaccaaaaaaaaaagacaacagAGAGAGCCCTCTCACCAGGATCGCATTGCTGGTAAAAATCCTCAACATCtgcacaaaataaacaaataaataaatacaagaaGAAACAAAGTTAGTAAAATGAGGAAAATatttgggaaatttggaaaaataaccaaattttagACCCTGTATAGAATTATAATCATTATTTTaattgggaattgttattggcactccaaaaatctcattctacaatCCAAACTTTCcatatttgaaaagaaaattacacttgtgaggagtgtagaatgagatttttggagtgccaataacacttcccttttAATTTTaagataattataaccaaaacttGATGTAAAATTATTAATATACCCTTAATACTAGGGTTTCTCATAACAACCACAACACAACCTTTAAACTACCTTAAAATGTTGAGGATTACTGCAGGTTGAGACCACTGAATTATAGAGGTGCAGACATATTGGCTTTCTCTTTAATTAGCAGGACAAGCTATGAGAATGTTCTTTAGAAGGTACTAATTCCATggctaattattattttttaattagataCTTAGATTTGGTGCTTCACTAACTAAATTGCATATATTCCGATATATTTTTTGCAGTGGATGAAGAAAGAATACGAAATTGCATTTACAAAGTGAATagtgaaaacaaaaaagtaTTGAATATTAATTTCTCATTTTAAGATGGGAactattattagcactccaaaaatttcattttacactccttacaaatgtatttttctttctaattatagaaagtttggagtgcgaaatgagattttttgagtactaataacaattccctttaaGATAGTTTAAAAGTTTGTTTTGGTTGTTGTGAGAAACTCTAAtattaagggtatattagtacttttacatcaagttttggttataattatcatcAAATTAAAATGGTGGCTATAATTCCATATCAGGTctaaaatttggttattttttcaaatttcccaAAACATTTAGGGGTGTAGTCAATTTAGGATTTgataggattttaataaactttaaaattcaggtgtagtcaattaaattttaaaagagGATTTTAAAATACTTTGAAATCATAGTGTAGTTAATTTAAGATTTAAGAAGATTCTGAAGAATACATTCAAATCCAGCGGTagtcaattaagattttaaaaagTCCATTCAAATATGTAGGTATTCAAAACGTCATGGATTTTGAGAGATTTCTTTTAGTAAAGGATTTTGTAGGATTTGGGAGTGAATTTTATGCATAACAAAGGTTACAAAGAATCTCATCTCCCCCTAGGATTTCTTTTCAAACTTCAATTTGATTTTTCTCTCCTAAGCCGATATAAGCACCAAACTGAACTCTGAGACCTTTCTTCTTCATTGTGTTCTtggtgtagacatcgaaatttcgatgaaataaaTGTTTACAAACGCATTAAAGTTTCAACGTGCCAGGGTATACGTGACATGCGCCACGTGTCTCATAAATTGTACACATGAcgtgtgactcaacaaaatcgGATGAGTCATCAAgaacgacatgtgtcaacacttggcagaaatgaattatttgattttaatttaattaaatcaaatgTTAATTGATGAAGTCAAATCACGAACCGGCCCACTAATCGAGTCATGGTTCTTTTGTCAATTAATCAAGCCCACAATCAAGGCCAAATCCATCCGTAGTCAAAGCTTGGAGagtctataaataggaggctccaagacaaagaaagagGTCCATAAATCATTTCACACCTAGACGCTGAAGTTTTGAAATTCTGAAACTCTCAAGCACTCAAACCCctaaaacactcaaacactcagGAAGGCTCAAAAAACCCTTcttgttcttcgtcaaatcccaTGAAGAACCACCAACACCCTTATAAGTGTTGGTTCCTCCATTACCAAGAGCCAAAACCTTGCGGCATTCGTTCATACAAGATCAAGTCatcacgacccttggatcaacaacactacaCATCTACACAGTTCGGAGATCAAATCAGAAGATCAAGttgtaaagagattgtaaccctaaatttacattaatacaaatttattttgtatagGTGTTCTTGTATCATTTGTTACAAGAAATTCGTGTTTACACTTGGGTCCCACTCTTTCTTGTTATGCATCTGTTAAGTGatcaatttccctttttttttaatagatgaTTTTTCTGAAGATTATGGTTTGTGGGATTTTCTCCTTTGATTTCAAAATCTGTTTGTGAATAGCATGAGGTTTTTTGTTGCGTAAAAAGTATGAAGGTTTTGTTGTTGATTTTGTTGGGTTTATCGCTGGTGTTGTGCTTCTGATATTGAATGTGCTTTCACTGGTAATTTCccatttctctctctgtctAGTTGTATCGATTCATTCTTGTGGGGTTTTCGAAATCAAGATTTGCATGTGAATGAGAGATGTAACTGAGAGGCATTTCTTTGTGTGAAAGCTCTATATAATTGCCCATAAAACATTTGACAAAAATAGCATAAGAGGGAGGGGACTGGATGAAAAATGGTTGCTGTGACAGTTTGATTAGATTTATGACTTAggttttgaccaaaaaaaaaattatgacctAGGCACATTTATTACTATTTAATCTATTTGACGGTCAAGATTAAGCATTGTATAAGTCCATcaaaattcatagaaatatgttATACGAATCCTCTTAAATCTTCCAAGAAGTCTACATAATCCTATGAAATATTAATCAATTAGAATTGCCCAAAAGGTCCAATAAACATACATTATTGGATCTTTTGAATAACACTCAAGAagattttatgaaaattttaaaaaaaaatctattaaaatcttCTGAAATTCAAATTGACTACCCGCCCTAACAAAACGTCAAAATATTAACTGACAAAAGttaaaaattaacataaaataaaataaatattaacaagtaaattaagaaaagagagagagaccagTGGTGAGAGCTTTGATCAAGGCAGCACGACGGCCCTTGAAGTCGGTGAAAACCTCCTCCACAGTGCGCGGGCTGTACGCTGCTGTTTCTCCTCCTACTACTTCCATCACCATGTCCGTACACTCtcttccctccctctctccctccctcctcctCAGAGCTTACTTGAGTTTAGAAAATATAAGAAAGCCGGAAGGAAGGTGGGGGTAGAATGGTAAATGGGTTGAGTTGCCACATCGTAATTACTGATTTATTTAATCATTTTATTTATGGAGAAGCGACGGCGCAGAAAGACACACCAAAAcccaattaaataaaataaataaaaatacaaaaagaaatttctttaaatttgaGGCGTGGCTAATTAGCCAGGAGTTTTTACGCTAAAAACTGTGGTCCACATAGGATAAATTTGctatgtttttttgttgttgtttaacAAAATATTAAGACCAAGCGATTTGGGGAGGAATAATCAAACATAGGACATAGGATGAGGCgtcaaaaaaaccaaaaaaaaaactaatttatttagaCGTCTGACCCCAAATTTCATTAACGCGGAGTTTAAAATTCATTTTGCTTCATTTGTCCCGGCAACTACAGTGGAAAATTCCAGTTTCCGGCAACGAAGCCGATTTTAGaatcttcgttgatcacgttacCAAGAAGCAAACATACGGTTCACATAATCTGAATCGCATTGTAAccggaaaaacaaaaaactcaatAGCGTTGCTCGGTTGAGACTCAAAAGTAAATCAATAAAAGGTAATTAAACAGTCGACTCCGAATGACTTGGATTTAAACCTAACAATTTTCAAAGCAACATTTGTCCCAACGCACCACAAAAGGGATACAATACAAACGGTCTGATGCACCAACTCAACATATATATTTGCATATATAGTGACTTCTTATTTCATACAATGGGTCAGTAAGAACAGATTAGGCATCGAGCGTGTATGTCAGAAGTCATATAGTAGATCCATGGCATTCACATTTTCTCCCAATTGTCTCAAGTTTGTAAACCAACAAAAAATATTCAACAGGGAAGACCTGAATAGGTGCAGCGGTCCTTGCAGAGCGGCTCCTCAAAGAGAGCTTTCAATTGCTGCAGCTTCAGAAAAAAGGTACAGATTGTGTTGAGTGAGGAGCCAATCAGATTGCTTGAACAAGTCTAAAATCCATCCAATCACTTTGCCCCCACATCTGAGAGTGGAGAAAGAGAAA
This window contains:
- the LOC103400881 gene encoding PHD finger protein ALFIN-LIKE 5-like codes for the protein MVMEVVGGETAAYSPRTVEEVFTDFKGRRAALIKALTTDVEDFYQQCDPDMVNLCLYGFPNEEWEVNLPAEEVPPELPEPALGINFARDGMQERDWLSLVAVHSDAWLLSVALYFGARFGFDNTERYADLPS